A region of Deltaproteobacteria bacterium DNA encodes the following proteins:
- a CDS encoding cupin, translated as MPVHVPSPTRIVAAGNLPKAIDEYIGRVNSETTAVSVAHMRSPCGWVEPGQTPAFDEYTVVLAGMLRVRHAGGTIDVSAGEAVIARRGEWVQYSSPGPEGAEYIAVCVPAFSPETVHRDS; from the coding sequence GTGCCCGTCCACGTCCCGTCGCCCACCCGCATCGTCGCAGCCGGCAACCTGCCGAAGGCGATCGACGAGTACATCGGCCGCGTCAACTCGGAGACCACCGCCGTGAGCGTGGCGCACATGCGGAGCCCGTGCGGCTGGGTCGAGCCCGGGCAGACGCCGGCGTTCGACGAGTACACCGTGGTGCTCGCCGGCATGCTGCGCGTGCGACACGCCGGCGGCACGATCGACGTCTCGGCCGGCGAGGCCGTCATCGCGCGGCGCGGCGAGTGGGTCCAGTACAGCTCGCCCGGACCGGAGGGCGCCGAGTACATCGCCGTCTGCGTGCCCGCCTTCTCGCCCGAGAC
- a CDS encoding adenine nucleotide alpha hydrolase, with protein sequence MIAAGLCETCRHARPLTSARGSTFWQCGRAATDRRFARYPRLPVTRCDGFEATTAKLPAVDGPVAVAWSGGKDSALARHRALLSGYRPGLLVNMASADGSVRFHGVGGELVAQQADALGAELLQVPTAPEAYEARFEEMLGQLRARGFAGLVFGNLHLADVQAWFATRTARAGLAHVEPLWGWAPAEVVAQFLAAGFRAVVVSVMEDRVDRRWLGAPFDERFVAALAARPDVDVCGERGEYHTFVYDGPGFRAPVRFALGEPVRSEGYCIRPARAG encoded by the coding sequence GTGATCGCGGCCGGTCTCTGCGAGACGTGCCGGCACGCGCGCCCCCTCACGTCGGCGCGCGGCTCGACGTTCTGGCAGTGCGGCCGGGCCGCGACCGACCGCCGCTTCGCGCGCTATCCACGCCTGCCGGTCACCCGCTGCGACGGCTTCGAGGCGACGACGGCCAAGCTCCCCGCTGTCGACGGGCCGGTGGCCGTCGCGTGGAGCGGCGGGAAGGACAGCGCGCTCGCCCGCCACCGCGCGCTGCTCTCCGGCTACCGCCCGGGGCTGCTCGTCAACATGGCGAGCGCGGACGGCAGCGTTCGCTTCCACGGCGTGGGCGGCGAGCTGGTCGCGCAGCAGGCCGACGCGCTCGGCGCCGAACTGCTCCAGGTGCCGACCGCGCCGGAGGCCTACGAGGCGCGCTTCGAGGAGATGCTCGGCCAGCTCCGCGCGCGCGGCTTCGCCGGCCTCGTCTTCGGCAACCTCCACCTGGCCGACGTGCAGGCCTGGTTCGCGACGCGGACGGCGCGCGCCGGCCTCGCACACGTCGAGCCGCTCTGGGGCTGGGCGCCGGCCGAGGTGGTGGCACAGTTCCTCGCGGCGGGCTTTCGCGCCGTGGTGGTGAGCGTGATGGAGGACCGGGTCGACCGGCGCTGGCTCGGCGCGCCGTTCGACGAGCGCTTCGTGGCGGCGCTCGCCGCCCGGCCCGACGTCGACGTCTGCGGCGAGCGCGGCGAGTACCACACGTTCGTCTACGATGGCCCGGGGTTTCGCGCGCCGGTCCGGTTCGCGCTCGGCGAGCCCGTCCGCTCCGAGGGCTACTGCATCCGCCCGGCGCGTGCGGGGTGA
- a CDS encoding DUF255 domain-containing protein — MRIATRTLVCCGLVAGAFLLAARAARAGGDWNDQGVKWVPYADGLATAKKEKKPVCLVFYTEWCPHCQNYSGVFHDPKVVDQTKRFVMVRIDRDKEKDLSKKYAPDGEYIPRTYFLKPDGTLDADIHAPRDNYKYFYDERDPASLLGGMNEALAKLH; from the coding sequence ATGCGCATCGCGACACGCACGCTGGTCTGCTGCGGCCTCGTGGCCGGCGCCTTCTTGCTCGCCGCTCGCGCAGCCCGCGCCGGGGGCGACTGGAACGACCAGGGGGTCAAATGGGTGCCGTACGCGGACGGACTGGCCACGGCCAAGAAGGAGAAGAAGCCCGTCTGCCTCGTCTTCTACACCGAGTGGTGCCCGCACTGTCAGAACTACAGCGGCGTCTTCCACGACCCGAAGGTGGTCGACCAGACGAAGCGCTTCGTGATGGTCCGAATCGACCGCGACAAGGAGAAGGACCTCAGCAAGAAGTACGCGCCCGACGGCGAGTACATCCCGCGCACCTACTTCCTCAAGCCTGACGGCACGCTCGACGCGGACATCCACGCCCCGCGCGACAACTACAAGTACTTCTACGACGAGCGCGACCCGGCCTCGCTGCTCGGCGGCATGAACGAGGCGCTTGCGAAGCTGCACTGA